In the genome of Hyphomicrobium sp. ghe19, the window CAAGTCTTTATGTCCCGCCGAGCTTCGATTGAACGGCGACGACGAGACGATTTCGCGCGTGAACGAAAAGTAAATTCAAAGCATAGAATTTATCTAAAACTGAGTATTTCTAGTATATCTCCGGTTAATCTCGATAACAACTCGGCATATCGCATTAATTCGACTTAAATCAACAAGGCCGCAGGGTGACGTCAAAGTATTCACCGGAGTCGGTCGATGAAGTTCGCGTCTTTTTCGCTGCGGCGTGCGCTGTGCGGTTATTGGAAGGCGGGGGATCTCCCAGCGGAGCGTCCGAGCGGGATGACGGCGTTCTGCCGGTTCGCCGCCGATTCGCGGGGCGACGTCGCGATCCTGTTCGGTCTCATGACACTCGTGCTCGTCATGATGATCGGGTTGGCGGTGGACTATGGGCGGCTCGTCAACGCGCGTAATCAAACGCTCGAAGCGACAGACGCAGCGGTGCTGGCCGGCGCTCGTGCACTTCAGACCAACGGTGGCGATCAAGCTGCCGCTATCAAGGTGGCGCAGGCATTCTATAAGCAGGCCGTTCAGAGCCGCATCTCGGTCGTTTCCAACTCCGATACCGTCGACTTTGCCGTCACCGACAACGGAACGGCGGTTGTGTCCAAGGGCAACGCTCAGATCTCGACGCCGTTCATGAGCGTGGCCGGCGTGAAGACCTTGCCGCTTCTTCATGCCGATGGGTCCGATTATGCCAAGGCCGTTCTTGCGGTCGGGGGCAACGCGGAGCTCAACCTCGAAGTCAGCATGATGCTCGACATCACGGGGTCGATGAAGGGGCAAAAGTTGACGGACATGAAGGCCGCGGCCAGCGATCTCGTCAACATCGTGGTTTGGAAAGATCAGAGCAAGTATACGTCGAAGATCGCGATCGTTCCGTTCGCGTACGACGTGCGTCTTCCGGCTGCGGCTTACAAGAAGGCGACGGGCACGACGGCGACGACATTTCCCAATCCCTGCGTCGTCGAACGTACTGGTACACAGAAATATACCGACGCGGCACCACAGTCAGGCCAGTACGTGATGATGCATAACGTGGGCTCGACGAAAAACAACAAGACGACGTACAGTCCGACTTGCGACGTTGCTACGGCTGCAGAGGTTCTTCCACTTACAAGTGACAAGACTTCGCTGCTTGCAAAAATAAGCGGTCTTGCGACCGCCGGCAGCACGGCCGGGCATATCGGTACTGCCTGGGCCTGGTATATGTTGGCTCCCAACTGGTCTTCGTTGTGGGCTTCTTCAAGCACGCCGGCCGCTTACGGCACGGATAAGCTGAAGAAGATTGCGGTCCTTATGACGGACGGCGAATACAACACTCAGTACACGACGAATGGTGTTCCCGATGATTCGAGCTCGCTCACGAAATGCCCGAATGCGGCGAACGGAGTGTGCTCCAGCGCGCAGGCGATATCCCAGTGCACCGCGATGAAAGCAAAGGGTATCGAGGTTTACACCGTCGGCTTCCAACTCGACAACCAGACAGCGATCGACACGCTGAAGAGCTGCGCGACCGATATCAATCACTTTTACAACTCGACGACCGGCGATGCGCTGAAGGCGGCGTTCCGCGATATCGCGCTGAAAATCTCAACGCTTTATCTTTCGCAGTGATGGGTTTTTGATTGCACTCGGCGACTCCCCTTGCGGGAGGCCGGCCGCCGAGTGCGGAGGTTGGCGAGGGATCAGATCAGGCGTCGCCGACGCACTCTTCGTCGAAGCCCGCTTCGACCAATCGGACGAGAGCTTGGAGTGCTTCTGGGCCCTGCGGGCCTTCGGCTACGATGTGGAGCTCAGATCCCGGACCTGCGGCGAGCATCATCAATCCCATGATCGATGTTCCGCCGACGGAGTTGCCGTGGTGTGTGACCGTGACGTGCGCCTCGTAGCTTTCAGCGCATTTGACGAACTTCGCCGAGGCCCGCGCGTGCAGGCCTTTGACGTTGCGGATGATGACGACGGCTTCCGGTTTCAGACTGTTGACCAGTTCAGGCATTTTTTGTTCTCAGCCGCCGGAAAGCTCTTGGCTCGCGACCTTGATATATTTCTTGCCGGCGTCGCGCGCCATGATGACAGCTTGGTCGAGCGGCGTGTCGCCGCGAATGCTGGCAAGCTTCACCAGAATGGGAAGGCTGATGCCAGCAATCACTTCCGCCTTCGTCTCATCCATAACCGAGATGGCAAGGTTGGAAGGTGTTCCGCCAAACATGTCCGTCAAAACGATTACGCCTTTGCCGTTATCCACTCGCTGGACCGCGCTCAAAATTTCCATGCGCCTCGCTTCCATATCGTCGTCCGGGCCGATGGCGATCGTTTCCAGCGACTGCTGTTTGCCGACGACGTGCTCGAGCGCGTTGCGAAATTCTTGCGCAAGCCCGCCATGCGTGACGATGACAAGTCCGATCATGAGCGACGGGCCATTTCATTCTCGTGCGGCAAGTTCGTGTTTCGCCGCCGTATGGCGCGGAAATTGGCAAGTGTTTGGAGCGGGCGCAAGCAGTTTCTGGACCTCATTCAGGCCTTTGGTTGCACACGTGGCTGGGGGGCCATGTCGATGGCTGCTACAAGTTTCAAGGGACTTGAGCTCTCAAAGGGCGATAACCGGATAACAGGTACGTCCAATCCCAGAATATGGGCAAACTGCCAGGGGTCTGGAAATCTTTCGATCGCGCCGTCGCGGACGAGATCGACAACGAGAACGACGTTCCCTTCGCCGACGGCATCAACCTCAAGGATGCCAATGCCCCGCACTTCAAGCTTGCCGCGCAACTGAGCCGGGGCGCTAGCGCGCAGGAAGTTGCCCTCCTGCTTCAACACAACTTGGTCGTCCGAGACCAGCAGAACCTTATCCCGAACGATCGAGGACCGCGGGAGAGCCAGGCACCGGAATGCAAGATCGGACTTGCCGGAACCCGAAGCTCCGCGGATCAAAGCCACACGGCCGCCAATGGCGATGGCGGTCGCGTGGACGCGCTCAACTTCTCCAGACAAGTCCGGGTCCTACTGTCGCCAGCGGCAGACGGACGGTGAAGCGAGCGCCCCTTGGCGCCTGCACGCTGTTTGATCCACGGTTCTCCGCGAAGATCTCACCGTTATGGCTGACGACGATTTCGCGGGAAATCGACAGGCCGAGCCCTGAGTTCTTTCCGCGCTTGGCATCGGTCTGCGGGCGGTCACTGTAAAACCTATCGAAGATCTGGGCGAGCTTATCCGGCGGGATGCCTGGCCCCTCGTCCTCGACCGATATTTCGATCTTTCTGTCGTTCAGCTTGGCGCGAACCGTTACGGTTCCGCCTTCCGGCGAGAACGACAAGGCGTTGTCGATGAGATTCGTGAAGACCTGGCCGAGGCGCCCGTCGTTGCCGCGCACCGTGTAGGCTGCGGCCGTTCCAGGCTCGACGATCAGGCGGATGCTGCGCGTGTCGTCGGCAAGCATCTCCGTGAATAGGCTGTTGACGCTCTCCAACACCGTGCGGACATCGACGGCCTGCATTTCCTGCCGGGCGAGTTCGGCATCGAGACGCGATGTGCTCGAAATGTCGTTGATCAGCCGGTTGAGCCGCTTCAACTCGGTCTGGATCTCTTGCACGAGCTCGGTGCGGTCGGCGTCGGATCGCGCGTAGGCGAGGGCTTCGGCCGTCGAGCGTGCAGCGGCAAGAGGATTTTTCAATTCATGGGCGACATCGGCCGCGAATTTCTCGCTGGCTTCGATGCGCCGATAAAGTGCGTTCGTCATCGCGACGAATGCACGGCCCGTCTGCCCGACCTCGTCACGGCGTTCGGTGAGATCCGGCAGCTGTTCGCGGGCGGAGATATTCTGCGTCACGCGGTTGGCTGCTTCCGAGAGGCGACGCATCGGCCCTGCAACCGTTCTCTCAAGAACAAGCGAGCTGCCGATCGCGACCAGCAGCGCCATCGCCGCGATCTGCAAGATCAGCCAACGCTCGTCCCAAAGAACATCGTCGATGTCGCCGGGATTTGTAGACAGGAGGAGGACGCCCAGAATTTTATTGCCGCGTTTGATGGGCTCCGCCATCGACACGATTTGCTGGCCGTGCCGGTTGAGCAGCAAAATGGGGGTTTCGACGCCATTCTGCGCGGCGCGCTGCACCTCCGGATAGAGAAACCCGTTGGCGGTGCCAAGCTCGCGATAGACCTTCAGTTCCTTGTTGATCACCCAATAGTGGAGCCGGGTCCAAAAATTCTTGAGCCGTGGGGCGGGTTCATCGGCGGCGACCGCAACGGCCTCGGCGGTCGGATCATCGTTCGAAAAGAGCGTCTCGCCGTTGAGGATCAACGTCCCCTTGGCGGAATAGATGCGCGCTTTGAGGTTTGCCGGACCCACGAGCTTTTTCAGAATAATCGCGGCTTGATGTGGATCGATGGGCAATTCGAGCGCGGCGAACGCATCGTCGCGCTGGGCTCTTGCCATCGTTTTCTCAGGAATTCGGTTCGGATCGAAAATCGCGCGCTCGTTGACCGCCCGATACGCGATCGCCTCCGACGTGATGCGTGAGACCGTTTTTACGACGTCGACTTTTGCGTCCAGCAGCCAGCCGTGATGGAGGCTGAGATAGAGCATCGCAAACAGGAGGCCAGCGAGCCCCAGGACGTTCGCCAGAAGAATGCGCCGCCTGAGGTTTTTTCCGATGACGCGGCCGATGAAACTTTGCGACAGCCAGCGGCCGGTCGCGGCGCTCGCTCTCGCGGCCGCGGCACGGAAATCAATTTTCGGTTTCTTCACGCCTGTTGAAGGCGCGGAAACGTCCGCAGCGCTTCTCAGCGTTGCGGCCGCCGCAATGTCATTGCTGTCGAGCGCCATCCCGTCCCCGGTGGCTGATCGGCCGCCTACTCTTTGAAGCGATAGCCGACGCCATAAAGTGTTTCGATCACGTCGAAATCGTCATCGACCTGTTTAAACTTCTTGCGCAATCGCTTGATGTGGCTGTCGATCGTGCGGTCATCCACATAGACCTGATCGTCGTAGGCTGCATCCATCAGGGCGTCGCGCGTCTTGACGACGCCCGGCCGTGTCGCCAGCGCCTGCAAGATCAGGAACTCCGTCACCGTCAACGTGACGCCCCGGTTATCCCAGTGGCATGTGTGACGCTCGGGATCGAGCTTCAATTTGCCCCTTTCGAGCACGCGCTTGGCTTCGTCTTCCGTCGTCGTGCCGTCTTTGGGGGCCACACGGCGCAAAACAGCCTTGACGCGTTCGACGATGAGCCGCTGCGAAAACGGCTTGGCGATATAATCGTCGGCCCCCATCTTGAGGCCGAAAAGCTCGTCGATTTCCTCATCCTTCGAGGTCAGAAAGATGACCGGCATCGCCGACTGCTGACGGACGCGGCGGAGAAGCTCCATCCCGTCCATGCGCGGCATCTTGATGTCGAATATCCCGAGATCCGCCGGCTCTTCAGTCAGCGCTTCGAGTGCCGAGACCCCGTCCCCATAGGTTCGGACCTTGTAGCCCTCGGCCTCCAGGGCCATCCGCAGGGAGGTCAGGATGTTCCGCTCGTCATCGACGAGCGCTATGGTGCTCTTTTCCTTCATCTGTTCCTCTTGTGCCCCTCGGCCGCAGCGGATGTGCACCGCGCCAGCATTAGGCGCTTATGGCGGCATGGTGTACCAATTGTGGCGCCCCGTCCAATGGACGCCGGAGGCTGAATGGCCCCTGAATAGGCGACCACGCCTTCAACGGCAAGCGAACTGGGCGATTTGTGTGGTCACAACTTCCAAATTCCGCTTGTTTGCCGCGTTTCTTGCACTCATCCTCTGCATGAAGACGAATCTCAGAATATTCAAACGGTAACATTATGTTACCGGTTTTTTCGTGTGACATTAGCATGCTGCCTCCAATTGGCCCCAGTTTATGGTAGGTCCTTCGCCACCAGCGTCATTTGGGCCCAATGACCCTCTTTTGTGCGGCACAAAATGACTCGATCGGGCGTTGCTTTGCAGGTGCAGAGACTTAGATGCGCCGCAGCGTCTATTTTATGGGGCTGACATCGATGGCTGAATTGTTCCCGACGCTAACTTCGCAGCGCGTTCGTCGAAACCTCTCGGAGGCTGAACTCGTCGAGTACGGCATCCGCCGAGGCGAAGGGAAGCTCGCCGCGAGTGGCGCGTTCGTCGTCGAGACGGGTCAGCACACCGGCCGTTCGGTTCAAGACAAATACATCGTTCGCGACGCGGAGACCGAAGGCGCGATCTGGTGGGACAACGCCCGCGGAATGACGGAAGAAGAGTTCGACCGTCTGCTCGCCGACTTCATCAGCTTTGCGCGGCACAAGGAGCTTTTCGTTCAGGACCTTTTTGCTGGCGCGGAAAAGGGCCACCAGCTCAAGACGCGTATCGTGACCGAGTATGCTTGGCAGTCGCTCTTCATTCGCAATCTTCTTCGCCGGCCCGAGCCAAGCGAGCTCGAGGGCTTCCTTCCGGAATTCACCGTCGTCGATCTGCCGAGCTTCCGCGCTGCGCCCCTCTACCACGGTACGCGCTCCGAGACGGTCATCGCGTGCAACTTCACCAAGCGCATCGTTCTCATCGGCGGCACGAGCTATGCGGGCGAGATCAAGAAAAGCGTGTTCTCGTTCCTGAATTATATTTTGCCGGGCAAGAACGTCATGCCCATGCACTGCTCGGCGAATGTCGGCAAGGATGGAAGCTCGGCTGTCTTTTTCGGCCTTTCGGGAACCGGCAAGACGACGCTTTCGGCCGATCCTTCGCGCGAACTGTTGGGCGACGACGAGCACGGCTGGTCAGACAACGGCATCTTCAATTTCGAGGGCGGGTGCTACGCGAAGACGATCCGACTGTCGAAATCCGCTGAGCCGCAGATCTGGGCCGCCTCGAACCGCTTCGCAACGGTGCTGGAGAATGTCGTCATCGATCCCGCTACGCGCGTTCCAAACTTCGACGACAATCGGCTCGCGGAGAATGCCCGCTCCGCCTATCCGCTCGACGCGATTGCCAACGCGAGCGCAACCGGCACTGCGGGTCATCCTAAAAACATTGTGATGCTGACGGCGGATGCTTTCGGAGTGCTGCCGCCGATTGCGAAGCTGACGCCGAGCCAGGCGATGTACCATTTCCTTTCGGGGTTCACGGCGAAGGTCGCTGGAACGGAGAAGGGCATGGGTCCGGAACCGCAGCCGACATTTTCGACGTGCTTCGGCGCGCCGTTCATGCCGCGTCATCCCAGAGTTTACGGCAATCTCTTGCGCAACCTCATCGCGCAGCATGGCGTCGATTGCTGGCTCGTCAACACGGGTTGGACGGGCGGCAAGTATGGCGAGGGGACGCGCATTCCGATCAAGGTGACGCGCGCGCTTCTCGAGGCGGCTCTTTCCGGTGATCTCAAGGATCAGCCGATGCGGATCGATCCCGTTTTCGGCTTCGCAGTACCCGTTGCGGTCGCGGGGGTCGATCCGAAATTGTTGACCCCGCGCGAAACGTGGGCCGATCCGCAAGCCTACGATGCGATGACCGCGAAGCTCGCGCAGATGTTCCACGATAATTTCGCGAAGTTCGCGCCATACGTCGATTCCGATGTGTTGAAAGCGAGCCCGGTGCAACATCCCAGCGTCGCGGCGGAGTAAACGGGGCAAGCTTCGCCTGAGATCTCCTTAAGCCGGCTAATTGCCGACGGTTCGCCGTGCGCGTTGGGCGGCACGGGGCCATTGCTCACCTCCGGCGCTGCGCATAAACAAGTGCCGCGCAATCAATCGGCACGAACTTACGAGGCTGCATCAAATGGGTACCCGCATTCCATTCGCCCGTCCGGACGGCAAGACCGCGGAAGGTTACCTGTCGCTCGCCGGGAAGGCGAACGCGCCCGGCGTTGTCGTCATTCAGGAATGGTGGGGTTTGCAGGATCAGATCAAAGGTCTGTGCGACCGGTTTGCGCTCTTGGGTTATGATGCGCTGGCGCCCGATCTCTACAACGGCGTCGTCATTCCCTATCACGATGCGGATGCGGCGAACGCCGAGATGAATTCGCTGAATTTCCTCGATGCAGCGGATCAGAATGTGCGGGGCGCGGGGCAATTTCTGTTGCGGTCCAGCCCGAAGGTCGCCGTTTCGGGCTTCTGCATGGGTGGCGCGGTTGCCGTGCTCGCCGCCTGTCGCGTGCCGGAATTTTCCGCGGTGGTCTCGTTCTACGGCCTGCCGCCCGCAGCAGTCGCGAAGCCGGCTGACGTGAAAGTGCCTTTCCAGGGGCATTTCGCCAACAGCGACGATTTCATTACGCCGGCGATGGTCGATGCGTTCGAGACGGGCTTGAAAGAGGCGGGCAAGCCCGGTGCGTTTTACCGCTACGACGCGAGCCACGCGTTCATGAACGAACAGCGCTCCGTGCACGATCGTCACTGCGCCGAACTCGCTTGGGAGCGGACGAGCGAATTTCTGAAGAGACACATCGGCTAGGCGCGCCGCACCAGCTATTCAAGATCTGGTCGCTGTCATCCTCGGGCTTGGCCCGAGGATCCATTTTTCAGCCGGCGCCGGTGCTTTTTGCCCGATGGATCCTCGGCATGAAGCCGAGGATGACAAGGCGGGGGCAGCGCCGCTCTTTTGCTAGCTCCGGAAATCGGCGAGCGTCAGAAGCGGTTCGAACTTCAGTCCGGCGGCTGCGAACGTTTCGGCTGCACCGTCGAGCCGGTCGACGACGGTGATGACGCTGACGATCTCGGCGCCGGCGGCGCGCAGAGCATCGGCTGCCTTCAAGGCCGAACCGCCGGTCGTCGTCACGTCTTCGACGACAACGACTTTCTTGCCGGCCATGCTGTCGCCCTTGGCCAGCCCTTCGACGAGTGCCTGCGTGCCGTGTTCCTTCGCCTGTTTGCGAACGAAGAACGCGGGCAGCTTTCGCCCTTGCGTGTAAGAAACGGCGGCTACGCCCGATGCGATGGGCACCGCGCCCATTTCGAGGCCGCCGATCAAATCGGCTTCGACGTTTTCCAGCTGATCGAGGATCAGTGACGCAATGAGGTAAGCGCCCTCGCTGTCGAGCATCGTCGGCTTCATATTGAAGTAAAAAGTCGAGGTTTTGCCGGAGGCGAGCTTGAACGCGGGGCCTTCCTGAAAAGACCGCTCTTTGATGATCTCGATGAGCCGGGCGCGGCGAGCTGTGCGATCAGCCGATTTTACTGGCATGCGGTAGTTGAGCCCTTGCGTTTTCTGCGTTCGATGCGCAAACAGCCGAGTTCCGGAGGCATGTCAAGTTTCGAAGGACATATTGTGGTGGAGCGCCAACGCGCAATGTGGAACTGGTGGGCAACGATCGCAGCGCGGCCGTGGGCGCCATCGCTTGCCCTTCTGGGTTTATGCCTCGCGGTCTATTTGCCGGGCGTCTTGCGGCTGCCGGCGGTCGATCGGACCGAGATCGTTTATGCTGAAACGACGCGGGATATGGTGGCGCGGGGCGATTGGACCGACCCGCGTTACGGCAGCGTCGTCCATCAATACCGGCCGATAGGCACGTTCTGGGCGCAGGGCGCGGCAGGATGGCTCGCCGGTGACTCGCTCGCGCGCGACATCAGCATCTACCGGATCCCGTCATTGCTGGCGGTGACGCTTGCGGTTCTGGCGTTATTTTGGCTCGGGCGCGGGCTGGTCGGTGCGGAAACGGCGCTGATCGCGTCGGCGCTTTTCGCGGTCGCGCCGCTGACGGTGCTCGTTTCGCAACTCGCCATCGCGGAGGGGCTATCGCTCTTGCCTGCGACCGTCGCAATGGTCGCGTTGGCGCGCATCTATACCAAGCTGGACGAAGGCTATCCGATAGCTCTCCTCTTCTGGATTGCTCTCGGTTTCGGCGTTCTGATCAATGCTCTGCTCGTGCCCATCCTCGTCCTCGCGACGCTGATCGCGCTTTATGTGATGGATCGGGATCTGACGTGGCTGAAGCGCTTGCGGCCGCTCATCGGTGTTCCGATCGCGCTCGCTATCGGGGCGTCGTGGCTGATCGTTCGCGCGCACCAGGACGGAACGCCTTTTGCCGGGATGGGCTGGCGCGCTTTTCTCGGCGCACTCGGCGGTGCGCAAGATATGAAGCTCCGCGCTTTCCCGGGCACATTCGTGCTCGCTCTCGTCCTCGGCTTTCTTCCGGGGACGGTGCTGATCGGCTCAGCGTTCAAGCGCTTCTGGGGAAGCCGGGACCAGGCCCTTTCGCGGTTTCTGCTCGCATGGGTGATCGGATACCTCGTCTACCTCGAAGCGCTCTCGTCGAAGCCCGGCACCTACATGGTGCAGGCGATGTTTCCGGCGCTCGCGCTCGGCGTTGCGATTGTCGTGACGAGCGAGGGCGGACTGGGCAAGCGTCCTGCGTGGAGCCTCTTCACGACATGGCCGACATACTTCGCGGCGCTGCCGCTCGCGGTTTTTGCGGGCGTCTATCTTTTTACGGGCGAGGTTCCGGGAATCATACCGGCCGTGCTGATTGCGCTCATTGCCGTGCTCTTCATCTGGAGTGGACGCCTTGGCTCGGAAGGACAGCTTCGGCGCTGGGCCGCAGTCGGCGTTGCCGCGCTCGGTCTTTTCGCCATCACGCTGCTCGGCGTGGTTCTGCCAAGTATCGACAAGATCTGGCCCGCGCAGCAGCTTGCAAAAGCTATTGCGGCCTGTCCCGGGAAGAATGCGGCCCTCATCGGGTTCCGCGAGCCGTCTGGCCGGTTCGTGCTTGGCATTCCTCCCGACCGGCAGTTGCCGGAAGCTCTCGCGGAGAGTGTGGAGGCCAAAATTCCAGCGCTTTCGATCGTCGAGGACCGGTGGAAGAAGCGAACGAACTGGACGCTCCAATCGAAGTCGCTCGCGCCCCTCCCGCCGCCTATCGGCTGCGTCTCGGCCTACAACGTGATGCGCGGCTGCCCATTGCATTTCCGGATCTATTCGCCAAATCCGACAGAGCCGTGCACCATTCCGAGCGAGTTCGCGTGCCCCGAAAACACGCCGAAGGCAGGCCCCGAGAAATCAGGCGACTGTGACTGACCAGGGTTCGTCCCTTTCTGGCCACTGCCGGTCGGGGCGCCTGGATGCTATATGAGACTAAAATAGCGCAAGGATTGTTTTGAGATGTTCAACCCCGAACGCCCGCCCGAGATCATCGCGCAGCGCTGGCTCAACTCCGACACGAAGCGCACGCTGAAGGCCGAGAAGGGCAAGGTCGTCGTTATCGCGATCTGGCAGCTCGCATGTCCGGGCTCGCAGAAGTTCGGCCTGCCGCAGGCCATGCGCCTTCGCGGGAGCTTCACCGAGGACGAGGTGGCGGTGCTCGGCCTTCACATGGCCTTCGAAAAGTTCGACGAGCAGACGCCCGAGAAAGTCGAAGCCTTCCTGAAGGAAAATGGCATCACCATTCCTATCGCGCTCGACAAGCCGAGTGCTGAAGGTATTCCGGAGACGATGAAGGCATACGAGCTGCAGGGTACGCCGGCGCTGTTGATTTTCGATCGTCAGGGGCGGTTGCGGCGGCACTATCTCGGCGCGGTCGACGATTTCCGGCTCGGCGCGGAAGTGATGGCGTTGCTGATCGAGGACAAGGATAGTCCGCGCGAAATGTCGATTGCGTTGGAGCGCAAGCTCGCAGCGGCGCTCGTCGATCCCGAGGCGCACCATCACGATCACGGCGATCAATGCGGCTGCGGTCACGATCACAGCCATGATCATGGTCACGGGCATGATCATGCCCATGACCATGGGCACGGCGAGCCGGGGCACGTACACGGGCCTGACTGCAAACACTAATGGCTGAAAAGCGAACAGAGACCGACGCGAAAACGGAGGATACGCAAGATCCTCCGCCTGGGTCCGGGCTCAGCCGCAAGGAACGCGCGCAGGTTCGCGAGTCGGTCAAGCCACGACCGGCGGTCATCTACGAGATCATACGTGTGCAAGGGGAGGCGGAGTTACGCCGCCCCGCTTCCGCACTTTGGTGGTCCGGCATCGCCGCCGGCATCTCCATCGGCTTTTCATTTCTCACCGAGGCAGCCCTTGCGGCGCACCTTCCGGCGTCGGAGTGGACACCGATTGTCGCCAAGCTCGGCTACGCGGTCGGCTTTCTGATCGTCATCCTCGGCCATCAGCAGCTTTTCACCGAAAACGTCCTGACCGCGGTGCTGCCGGTCATGGCGCGGAAGAAATTCCACTGGTTCATCAAGATGCTTCGCCTCTGGGGCATCGTTCTCGCGGCGAACATCGCCGGTTGTTTTATTTTCGCGTTTGCCATCGTTCGGCTGCCGATCATTTCGCCCGATCTCGGACCATCGCTGGCGAATATCGTCACCAGCGTGATGAGCAACACGCCGGTGGAGATGTTCGCCAAGGGCATCGGCGCGGGCTGGCTGATCGCGGCGCTTGTCTGGATCATCGCGTCGACGGAAGGCGTCGAATTTCTCGTCATATTGCTGCTCACCTACCTGATCGCATTGTTCGGATTTACCCACATCGTCGCCGGCAGCGCCGAAGCGATATACGGAATGCTTACGGGCCTCATCACGCTGGAGAAGGGATTCTTCGGATTTTTCCTGCCGACGCTCGCAGGCAACGTTTTCGGCGGCACGGTGCTTTTTTCGTTGCTGAGCTACGCGCAGGTGCGCGAAGAAATTTACGCGGAACGCGCGGACCGCTGACGCCCGACTTTC includes:
- a CDS encoding dienelactone hydrolase family protein, yielding MGTRIPFARPDGKTAEGYLSLAGKANAPGVVVIQEWWGLQDQIKGLCDRFALLGYDALAPDLYNGVVIPYHDADAANAEMNSLNFLDAADQNVRGAGQFLLRSSPKVAVSGFCMGGAVAVLAACRVPEFSAVVSFYGLPPAAVAKPADVKVPFQGHFANSDDFITPAMVDAFETGLKEAGKPGAFYRYDASHAFMNEQRSVHDRHCAELAWERTSEFLKRHIG
- a CDS encoding pilus assembly protein, whose amino-acid sequence is MKFASFSLRRALCGYWKAGDLPAERPSGMTAFCRFAADSRGDVAILFGLMTLVLVMMIGLAVDYGRLVNARNQTLEATDAAVLAGARALQTNGGDQAAAIKVAQAFYKQAVQSRISVVSNSDTVDFAVTDNGTAVVSKGNAQISTPFMSVAGVKTLPLLHADGSDYAKAVLAVGGNAELNLEVSMMLDITGSMKGQKLTDMKAAASDLVNIVVWKDQSKYTSKIAIVPFAYDVRLPAAAYKKATGTTATTFPNPCVVERTGTQKYTDAAPQSGQYVMMHNVGSTKNNKTTYSPTCDVATAAEVLPLTSDKTSLLAKISGLATAGSTAGHIGTAWAWYMLAPNWSSLWASSSTPAAYGTDKLKKIAVLMTDGEYNTQYTTNGVPDDSSSLTKCPNAANGVCSSAQAISQCTAMKAKGIEVYTVGFQLDNQTAIDTLKSCATDINHFYNSTTGDALKAAFRDIALKISTLYLSQ
- a CDS encoding response regulator transcription factor, whose product is MKEKSTIALVDDERNILTSLRMALEAEGYKVRTYGDGVSALEALTEEPADLGIFDIKMPRMDGMELLRRVRQQSAMPVIFLTSKDEEIDELFGLKMGADDYIAKPFSQRLIVERVKAVLRRVAPKDGTTTEDEAKRVLERGKLKLDPERHTCHWDNRGVTLTVTEFLILQALATRPGVVKTRDALMDAAYDDQVYVDDRTIDSHIKRLRKKFKQVDDDFDVIETLYGVGYRFKE
- a CDS encoding stimulus-sensing domain-containing protein, coding for MALDSNDIAAAATLRSAADVSAPSTGVKKPKIDFRAAAARASAATGRWLSQSFIGRVIGKNLRRRILLANVLGLAGLLFAMLYLSLHHGWLLDAKVDVVKTVSRITSEAIAYRAVNERAIFDPNRIPEKTMARAQRDDAFAALELPIDPHQAAIILKKLVGPANLKARIYSAKGTLILNGETLFSNDDPTAEAVAVAADEPAPRLKNFWTRLHYWVINKELKVYRELGTANGFLYPEVQRAAQNGVETPILLLNRHGQQIVSMAEPIKRGNKILGVLLLSTNPGDIDDVLWDERWLILQIAAMALLVAIGSSLVLERTVAGPMRRLSEAANRVTQNISAREQLPDLTERRDEVGQTGRAFVAMTNALYRRIEASEKFAADVAHELKNPLAAARSTAEALAYARSDADRTELVQEIQTELKRLNRLINDISSTSRLDAELARQEMQAVDVRTVLESVNSLFTEMLADDTRSIRLIVEPGTAAAYTVRGNDGRLGQVFTNLIDNALSFSPEGGTVTVRAKLNDRKIEISVEDEGPGIPPDKLAQIFDRFYSDRPQTDAKRGKNSGLGLSISREIVVSHNGEIFAENRGSNSVQAPRGARFTVRLPLATVGPGLVWRS
- a CDS encoding HPr family phosphocarrier protein → MPELVNSLKPEAVVIIRNVKGLHARASAKFVKCAESYEAHVTVTHHGNSVGGTSIMGLMMLAAGPGSELHIVAEGPQGPEALQALVRLVEAGFDEECVGDA
- the pyrE gene encoding orotate phosphoribosyltransferase; its protein translation is MPVKSADRTARRARLIEIIKERSFQEGPAFKLASGKTSTFYFNMKPTMLDSEGAYLIASLILDQLENVEADLIGGLEMGAVPIASGVAAVSYTQGRKLPAFFVRKQAKEHGTQALVEGLAKGDSMAGKKVVVVEDVTTTGGSALKAADALRAAGAEIVSVITVVDRLDGAAETFAAAGLKFEPLLTLADFRS
- a CDS encoding HPr kinase/phosphorylase codes for the protein MSGEVERVHATAIAIGGRVALIRGASGSGKSDLAFRCLALPRSSIVRDKVLLVSDDQVVLKQEGNFLRASAPAQLRGKLEVRGIGILEVDAVGEGNVVLVVDLVRDGAIERFPDPWQFAHILGLDVPVIRLSPFESSSPLKLVAAIDMAPQPRVQPKA
- a CDS encoding PTS sugar transporter subunit IIA, with product MIGLVIVTHGGLAQEFRNALEHVVGKQQSLETIAIGPDDDMEARRMEILSAVQRVDNGKGVIVLTDMFGGTPSNLAISVMDETKAEVIAGISLPILVKLASIRGDTPLDQAVIMARDAGKKYIKVASQELSGG
- a CDS encoding phosphoenolpyruvate carboxykinase, with protein sequence MAELFPTLTSQRVRRNLSEAELVEYGIRRGEGKLAASGAFVVETGQHTGRSVQDKYIVRDAETEGAIWWDNARGMTEEEFDRLLADFISFARHKELFVQDLFAGAEKGHQLKTRIVTEYAWQSLFIRNLLRRPEPSELEGFLPEFTVVDLPSFRAAPLYHGTRSETVIACNFTKRIVLIGGTSYAGEIKKSVFSFLNYILPGKNVMPMHCSANVGKDGSSAVFFGLSGTGKTTLSADPSRELLGDDEHGWSDNGIFNFEGGCYAKTIRLSKSAEPQIWAASNRFATVLENVVIDPATRVPNFDDNRLAENARSAYPLDAIANASATGTAGHPKNIVMLTADAFGVLPPIAKLTPSQAMYHFLSGFTAKVAGTEKGMGPEPQPTFSTCFGAPFMPRHPRVYGNLLRNLIAQHGVDCWLVNTGWTGGKYGEGTRIPIKVTRALLEAALSGDLKDQPMRIDPVFGFAVPVAVAGVDPKLLTPRETWADPQAYDAMTAKLAQMFHDNFAKFAPYVDSDVLKASPVQHPSVAAE